The sequence below is a genomic window from Effusibacillus lacus.
AGGAATTTCAATTCACTCGCCTCCGCTCCGAATGCTCTTCTTGTGTACTCCGTCTGATCTCTTCCTCCATCTTGGTGCAATTTGACTGGATAATCAAGCCCCCTCTTCCCGCATGAAACGGTAAGACGGACATTATGGTACCCGTGTGGAATAGCAGCGGAAAATGTTGAATCCTTTGCTTTCAAGGGCATGGAGATTTGTGCTCCGTGTCTTTTTTTAAACAAACCTGTCCATTACTTCAATATGAAAAAATCGATTCTTTTATATATGAGAATCGTTTCCCGTTAGCTCAATAAGAGTAGGGGAATACTAATTATCCCCCTGCTTGCAGCCAATTAGCCGTAAGTTCATAAGAAATCGGGCTTTCAAGCAGACCATCGTGGTTCGATTCGGGGACGATGTGAACCTGTGCTTTGGTATACATACCAAGCAATGCTTCATAACGATCTGCATAAAAAACTTCGTCCTCCGCCCCGACCAGCACAAGAGTCGGTTTCGTCAGTTTCTTCAGGTTTCGCTTGTATTTCATCGGCATGCGGGACAATAGCAGTCGAAAGCTGAGCTTCGCAGCCAGTCCGTCGTGCAGCTCCTCAGGACGCTTGTACAGTTCTATGACAGGGAGCCCGTGCCAGCGCTTGATTCCGATCGCATCAAGCATACTGAGGACGATCACACGACCCATATGGAGCTTGTGGTGCCCATCCCCTGGGCGCTCCGTCGGGTTGCCCGGACCGAGGTGCGGCGCGAGCAGTAGGTACGAGTCTACGCAGTCGGCATATTGGCTACCGGCGAAGCGTATGGCCGTTCCGCCCCCAGCGGAGTGACCGGCCATCACGACGTTTTTTACGTTAAGGAGTTGTTTTTTGATGTGCTTGACCAAATCCGCAAGATTATTTTCCAGTTGGCCAATATAGTCGATGTCACCGAGGCGTGCGGCTTTTGGCCCGTAGCCTCGAAGATCGGGCGTATAAACGTGGGCAAGCCCGGTTGACGAAATTTTTTGGGCGTAGGGGTATAAATATTTACTGTCTTCGGATATTCCATGAATCAGAATGATCGCAGTCGCCGTTTCAGCGGCACCAGGATAGTATCGACAGTAAAGCTCGTTCCCATCGCCAGTCGCGTAAGGCTGGAGATCGGGAACGGGATACTGTGACGGATTCACGTAGACCATATGGTTTTCCTCCTATACATATGGGTAAACAGATCACGAATGTCGCGCTCTCTGTCCCTTTGGGGCTAAATTAATAAAAGTTGTTATGAGATTTCAAGAAATCTAATAATTTTTTATCAACTTCTTCAGATTCTTTTCCAAGCCAAATTAAATGTCCCCATGAATTAAGTATAAAAAGTTCCGATTGAGGAATTTGTCTATTTGCATGGTAAGCGTGTTCCAACGGTACTGCTCCATCGTATTGGCTGTGCATGATGAGGGTCGGGCAAAAAATGGCTTGCAAATCATCAGAAGAAATCTGACTGGTTTGTAATAAGTCAATCAAGAACCCATGCCCTGACCGTTGGCGATTGTTCATCTTTCGAATTTCTTCTATATCCTCTTCTTTCATTTTGGTTATCACATCTTCATAAGGAAGCCAACTGAAGGAAGGAATCATATGTTTGAAAATATAGTGAGGAAATTGATTGTTTATGAAACTAATTTCCATATGTATTTTTCAACCGAGGGACGGAATAGAATCTGTGCAACCTTATATTCTTTATCCTTGGGAGTAAGCCATTCTTTCGTCACTGCACATAGTAACGTAAATGTCTTAACCCTTTCTGGGTGACGAGAAGCCAAGTAAATTCCGCTTGGTCCTCCTGCTGAAATAGCAAGAAGAGGATGGGTGTTCCTTCCCCCCTAATTGAATACTCAATTGTTTTACTTCAACCGAAAATGTTTCAACTCTTCTTTTCATAATGAACCCCTTTTTTCGAAGGCATTTATTCCATTATAACAATCACGTTTTACAGAGCATTAAAAAAGATATTGGCAACCGTGAAAATAGATTAACAAAAAATCCTCAGACCAGAAAGCTTTTGGACTGAGGATTCTCTTATTCTGCCATTCTGAAATGCATTTACAACTATGAGCGAAACGCCTTATCCGATATATCTGTCCGGTAGTGCATGCCTTCGAAGTGTATTGCCTCTACTCCGCGATAAGCGGCTTCTTTGGCGGCTTTCAAGTCGTGGCCGAAACCGGTCACACCGAGAACGCGGCCTCCGTTGGTCACCAGTTGGCCGTCCTTCGCAGCGGTACCCGCGTGAAATACGGCCACCTGTTCCGGCAAATGATCCAGACCGGTAATGACATCCCCTTTCCGGTAAGAGCCGGGGTATCCCTGTGCCGCCAGAATTACGCACACGGCAGCCCCATTTTTCCAGGACAATTCCACTTCGCCAAGCCGTCCCTCAATGACAGCTTCCGCCACTTCCACCAGATCGTTCTCCAATAGGGGCAGCACCACTTGCGTTTCAGGATCTCCAAAGCGAGCGTTGAATTCGATCACTTTCGGCCCCTGGGCGGTCAGCATCAGGCCTGCATAGAGGACTCCCTTGTAAGGAGTTCCTTTTGCCGCCAATCCGTCAACCACTGG
It includes:
- a CDS encoding alpha/beta hydrolase, coding for MVYVNPSQYPVPDLQPYATGDGNELYCRYYPGAAETATAIILIHGISEDSKYLYPYAQKISSTGLAHVYTPDLRGYGPKAARLGDIDYIGQLENNLADLVKHIKKQLLNVKNVVMAGHSAGGGTAIRFAGSQYADCVDSYLLLAPHLGPGNPTERPGDGHHKLHMGRVIVLSMLDAIGIKRWHGLPVIELYKRPEELHDGLAAKLSFRLLLSRMPMKYKRNLKKLTKPTLVLVGAEDEVFYADRYEALLGMYTKAQVHIVPESNHDGLLESPISYELTANWLQAGG